A genome region from Bradyrhizobium sp. WSM1417 includes the following:
- a CDS encoding response regulator translates to MSNFVMLLVEDDSLQREVLSDLLKDEGFEVVECATAEAAELIVASTGTELRALITDHNLAGRMTGLELAEYARSAHPGLNIVLMSGTVMAPLPPNTTFLRKPFPPAHLLAAV, encoded by the coding sequence ATGTCGAATTTCGTCATGCTGCTGGTCGAGGACGACTCGCTCCAGCGCGAAGTTTTATCCGACCTTCTCAAGGACGAAGGGTTCGAAGTCGTCGAATGTGCCACCGCGGAGGCGGCGGAGCTCATCGTGGCGTCGACGGGCACGGAGCTAAGAGCGCTCATCACCGATCACAACCTCGCGGGGAGAATGACCGGGCTCGAGCTCGCAGAGTACGCGCGCAGCGCTCATCCCGGGCTCAACATCGTGCTGATGTCCGGGACGGTGATGGCGCCGCTGCCGCCCAACACCACCTTTTTGCGCAAGCCGTTTCCGCCCGCCCATTTGCTGGCGGCCGTGTAG